In one Drosophila pseudoobscura strain MV-25-SWS-2005 chromosome X, UCI_Dpse_MV25, whole genome shotgun sequence genomic region, the following are encoded:
- the fs(1)h gene encoding homeotic protein female sterile isoform X2, whose protein sequence is MSSNEPPPRYEPPVEPVNGIVQPPVVPPVDRPGRNTNQLQFLIKTVMKMIWKHHFAWPFQQPVDAKKLNLPDYHKIIKQPMDMGTIKKRLENNYYWSAKETIHDFNTMFNNCYVYNKPGEDVVVMAQTLEKVFLQKIETMPKEELELEPATAKGGKKKARAPATPKSGSGGSVGTGSSTGAPVANSNTGSSSSGSVNKVAPSAQQLPSMGTGLAAQSAGAGGHGSAAGSGTTSRPVSAMGGTVSSTAGGGGAPSIPPISTMPPHTVPGSTNTTTTNATMVDAIIASLRNTSQAAYPGATQAAVNSSSLLDGSSSAASVAATTAAAAAAAAAAAAAAAAAASSGGGAGAPGTVSTAGGVTIPSVNTTTNVHSSYVNSTAGVGVGVGVDAVIPPQQPAKMKKGVKRKADTTTPTANAFESPYAQMDSKSAKIATRRESNRQVKGKKDLTFQGSGYAMSPSMGGVPGLLAAGVVASVAAAKSKEKLSDALKSCNEILKELFSKKHSGYAWPFYKPVDAEMLGLHDYHDIIKKPMDLGTVKRKMDNREYKSAPEFAADVRLIFTNCYKYNPPDHDVVAMGRKLQDVFEMRYANIPDEPVSNAAHHHAHTHGHGHGHGHGQSHGHGHGHGHGGYSSASLKHDGSDSSSEDSSDTENESNSDEERSAKLKMLESKLLGLQEEIRKLSEEASAKKKAKKKLKEKKKSIGGGSGAGSASHHGHASAGGDAGGPSAGHGGVSVPASVVALSAGGAAGPLSALLSGSLVGASGAGGGVPNVSALHSHVYDMNLAMNQLKGNAATTGAGFTAGIPPPGPAPGGKGANMASAMAAAGAGPGASGGTGSSKSKSKGQRGKGSSSNAGAGGASSGVTVNAGSGIGGAGAASSAGSGGGSGATGPSGNSSKRGKGSSSAGGGGGGGGGSGSGANATSATGAGARGSSKKKPSQVMNFDSEEEDTAKPMSYDEKRQLSLDINKLPGDKLGRVVHIIQNREPSLRDSNPDEIEIDFETLKPSTLRELESYVASCLRKKTHKKPSGKSKDEQMAEKKQELEKRLQDVTGQLGASKKNAKKDDSTSNKVEAVQPANPVSSSSSSSDSSSSSSSDSSSSDSSDSEAGDGDERPPRKKKPRDSNGSNVNNPSLSGVLGGVLPSGGLTPTLLHMGLDHVLNPNSPTSQMANLLGNPNPLTAAAMLNNNNKTTLQVGGSFGGASAGGNNNMLHGPVGATAHHKNGQNDHLMTGKVPPGGGAAGAASLPPHSYAGSVPTQAASLTGGGIRIASNLHKHPNLPGGDLVENHAALTAALTSTVNSNSGTGSGAGVCVGAGLSNTSSGTASGHTHNTNTMGGHGDGLPSASLSSGLKQIPQFDDPVEQSLASLEFSAAAASTGKSGLTDNFLMAQQGHLMQQIGQQQQQPPFGHHQQQQQHQQQQQQQHQHHMDYMTELLTKGAENVPGMNGNLLNFNLDMAAAAAYQQKQHHGQHSQQQQQQQQQQQQQQQQQQSHNNGFNVADFGMPGFDNLTATAFLDLEHTLQQQHMQLQQQQHQQQQHHHQQQQTLQQLQAHQQQQLQLTNKMLLIPKPIESMMPSPPDKLKVMLKVSQSPSEMKVAAAQSMLAQSFKAAEQNLKNASSWSSLASASSPQNTSSSSSSSKPKPAMDSFQQFRNKAKERDRLKLLEAAEKEKKHQKEAAEKEQQRKHHKSSESSSASRLVQVAAAAAAAGAVASAAAAAAASSANISTGNAPQSSAGQISSDRERSSSAVDATRMSSGGGGNGGLLLPGNGNNSSNSANSNGPGSADSGSGGPVSGPASGGGPNSGGCIIGPLANTGSNSNSGVASGATSSNSNSSVGGVVGSGGPGSNSQGSSGGGGTMGSGLLEYGPQVVALNQAAANAQAQNVSTTMTAQTVLASSPLEAMESGRKSVHDTQSQISRVEDIKASPGQGQSSPAQQSPQDRAAAKRAEQRRAEQERRRREALAGQIDMNMQSDLMAAFEETL, encoded by the exons atgtCGTCCAACGAACCACCACCTCGCTACGAGCCGCCTGTGGAGCCGGTCAATGGCATTGTGCAGCCACCGGTTGTGCCTCCAGTGGATCGACCCGGCCGCAATACAAATCAATTGCAATTTTTGATCAAAACCGTGATGAAGATGATATGGAAGCACCATTTTGCGTGGCCCTTCCAGCAGCCCGTCGACGCGAAAAAGCTCAACCTACCCGACTACCACAAGATCATCAAGCAGCCGATGGACATGGGCACGATCAAGAAGCGACTGGAGAACAATTATTACTGGTCGGCAAAGGAGACCATCCATGACTTCAACACGATGTTCAACAACTGTTATGTGTACAACAAGCCCGGCGAGGATGTGGTCGTGATGGCCCAGACGCTGGAGAAGGTATTCTTGCAGAAGATCGAGACGATGCCCAAGGAGGAGCTTGAACTGGAGCCGGCCACGGCCAAGGGTGGCAAGAAGAAGGCACGTGCCCCTGCCACGCCCAAGTCTGGATCGGGAGGAAGCGTTGGAACGGGATCAAGCACGGGTGCGCCTGTGGCCAACAGCAATACTGGTAGCAGTAGCAGCGGATCCGTCAATAAGGTAGCACCATCGGCGCAACAGTTGCCCAGCATGGGGACCGGCTTGGCGGCACAGTCAGCGGGAGCCGGAGGTCATGGATCAGCGGCGGGGTCAGGGACAACATCCCGACCCGTATCAGCGATGGGCGGAACGGTTTCATCGAcggccggcggcggcggtgcaCCGTCCATACCACCGATTAGCACAATGCCACCGCACACAGTCCCCGGCAGCACCAACACAACGACGACGAACGCGACGATGGTCGACGCCATTATAGCCAGCCTTCGGAATACCAGCCAGGCCGCATATCCGGGCGCCACCCAGGCGGCGGTTAACAGCTCCTCCCTACTggacggcagcagcagtgcggCATCGgttgcagcaacaacagcggcggcggcggcagcagctgcggcagcggcagcagcagcggcggcggcagcatcaTCTGGCGGCGGAGCGGGTGCTCCCGGAACAGTCAGTACGGCGGGCGGTGTGACAATACCATCCGTCAATACCACCACCAATGTGCACTCCTCCTACGTGAACAGCACGGCGGGCGTCggagtcggtgtcggtgtGGATGCGGTGATACCGCCCCAACAGCCGGCGAAAATGAAGAAGGGCGTCAAACGGAAGGCCGACACAACGACGCCGACGGCCAATGCATTTGAGTCGCCCTACGCCCAAATGGACTCGAAGTCGGCCAAGATAGCGACGCGAAGGGAATCGAATCGTCAGGTAAAGGGCAAAAAG GATCTTACATTCCAGGGCTCGGGTTATGCGATGTCACCATCGATGGGTGGCGTGCCTGGATTATTGGCGGCCGGCGTCGTCGCGAGTGTTGCGGCGGCCAAGTCAAAGGAGAAACTCTCGGACGCACTAAAGTCATGCAACGAGATCCTCAAGGAGCTGTTTAGCAAGAAGCACTCGGGCTATGCCTGGCCCTTCTATAAGCCGGTGGATGCGGAAATGCTCGGTCTGCACGACTACCACGACATCATCAAGAAGCCCATGGACCTGGGCACCGTCAAGCGGAAAATGGACAATCGGGAGTACAAGAGCGCGCCGGAGTTTGCGGCCGATGTGCGATTAATATTCACCAACTGCTACAAGTACAATCCGCCAGATCATGATGTTGTGGCCATGGGCCGGAAGCTGCAAGACGTCTTCGAGATGCGTTACGCGAACATACCCGACGAACCGGTTTCTAATGCGGCCCACCATCATGCTCACACGCACGGACATGGGCACGGCCATGGACACGGCCAGAGCCACGGTcacgggcatgggcatggccaCGGTGGCTACTCGAGCGCTTCCCTCAAGCACGATGGCAGCGACTCGTCCAGCGAGGACTCCAGCGACACGGAGAACGAGTCCAACTCGGACGAGGAGCGCAGCGCCAAGCTGAAAATGCTCGAGTCCAAGCTGCTCGGTCTCCAGGAGGAGATCCGAAAACTCTCCGAGGAGGCCTCCGCCAAGAAGAAGGCCAAGAAAAAACTcaaagagaagaagaagagcatCGGTGGGGGCTCTGGCGCCGGTTCGGCCTCTCATCACGGCCATGCCTCGGCTGGAGGTGACGCTGGCGGTCCGTCCGCCGGCCATGGCGGTGTCTCGGTCCCGGCCAGCGTCGTCGCCCTATCGGCGGGTGGAGCAGCGGGACCCCTATCGGCCCTACTGAGCGGCTCACTGGTGGGGGCCAGCGGAGCGGGCGGCGGAGTGCCGAACGTTTCGGCACTTCATTCACACGTCTACGACATGAACCTTGCCATGAACCAACTGAAGGGCAATGCGGCAACGACCGGAGCAGGCTTTACGGCCGGCATACCGCCACCAGGACCAGCGCCAGGCGGCAAGGGGGCCAACATGGCCAGCGCCATGGCTGCGGCGGGAGCGGGACCTGGGGCTTCTGGTGGAACCGGCAGCAGTAAATCGAAGAGCAAGGGCCAGCGCGGCAAGGGAAGCTCGAGCAACGCGGGAGCGGGCGGAGCCTCCTCTGGAGTGACGGTCAACGCGggcagcggcatcggcggTGCTGGCGCAGCGTCCAGCGCTGGCAGTGGCGGAGGCAGTGGGGCCACCGGCCCCAGCGGCAATTCGTCAAAGCGGGGCAAGGGTAGCAGTAgtgccggcggcggcggcggtggcggcggcggcagtggcagcggtgCCAATGCCACCAGTGCGACCGGTGCCGGAGCGCGCGGTAGCAGCAAGAAGAAGCCCAGCCAGGTGATGAACTTTGactccgaggaggaggacacgGCCAAGCCCATGTCGTACGATGAGAAGCGACAACTATCACTGGACATCAACAAGTTGCCAG GTGACAAGCTGGGTCGTGTGGTGCACATCATCCAGAACCGGGAGCCATCGCTGCGGGACTCCAATCCGGACGAGATAGAGATCGACTTTGAGACGCTGAAGCCGTCGACGCTGCGCGAGCTTGAAAGCTATGTGGCGTCGTGTTTGCGCAAAAAAACAC ATAAAAAGCCTTCCGGGAAATCGAAGGATGAGCAAATGGCGGAAaagaagcaggagctggagaagcGGCTGCAGGACGTCACCGGCCAGCTGGGGGCAAGCAAGAAAAACGCCAAGAAAG ATGATTCCACCTCGAACAAGGTGGAGGCTGTGCAGCCAGCGAATCCCGTGTCGTCGAGTTCCAGTTCCAGCGATTCATCGTCCTCGAGTTCGAGTGATAGCAGTTCGAGTGACTCGAGCGACAGTGAAGCAG GTGATGGCGACGAACGACCTCCGCGCAAAAAGAAGCCTCGCGACTCGAATGGCAGCAAT GTAAATAACCCCAGCCTCAGCGGTGTTCTGGGAGGAGTCCTGCCGAGTGGCGGCTTGACGCCGACGCTCCTTCACATGGGCCTGGACCACGTGCTGAACCCGAACTCACCCACATCACAAATGG CCAATCTGTTGGGCAATCCGAATCCCTTGACGGCGGCTGCCATGCTGAACAATAACAACAAGACGACGTTGCAGGTCGGCGGCAGCTTCGGTGGCGCCTCCGCgggcggcaacaacaatatgCTGCACGGCCCGGTTGGTGCAACGGCGCACCACAAGAACGGACAAAACGACCACCTAATGACTGGCAAAGTGCCGCCTGGCGGTGGAGCTGCCGGAGCCGCTTCCCTGCCGCCACACAGCTATGCCGGTAGCGTGCCCACCCAGGCCGCAAGTCTGACCGGAGGGGGCATACGGATAGCCAGTAATCTGCACAAGCATCCCAACCTGCCCGGCGGCGACCTGGTCGAGAATCACGCGGCGCTGACCGCTGCCTTGACGTCGACcgtcaacagcaacagcggcaccGGCAGCGGAGCTGGAGTGTGCGTGGGCGCCGGCCTGAGCAACACCAGCAGTGGCACCGCCTcgggccacacacacaacaccaacacaaTGGGTGGCCACGGCGATGGCTTGCCGAGTGCCTCGCTGTCATCGGGTCTGAAGCAAATCCCGCAGTTCGACGACCCCGTTGAGCAGTCGCTGGCCTCCCTGGAGTTCAGCGCGGCGGCGGCCTCCACGGGCAAGTCGGGCCTAACCGATAACTTTTTGATGGCCCAGCAGGGACACCTAATGCAGCAAAttggtcagcagcagcagcagccgccctTTGgacaccaccagcagcaacagcaacaccagcagcaacagcagcagcagcaccagcaccacatGGACTACATGACGGAACTGCTGACAAAAGGGGCTGAGAATGTGCCCGGCATGAATGGAAATCTTCTGAACTTCAACCTTGACAtggcggctgcggcggcctaccagcagaagcaacaCCACGGACAGcactcccagcagcagcagcaacaacagcaacagcagcagcaacaacaacagcagcagcagtcgcacaACAATGGCTTCAATGTGGCGGACTTTGGCATGCCAGGATTCGATAATCTTACGGCAACAGCATTCCTTGACCTGGAGCACacactccagcagcagcacatgcagctgcaacagcagcagcatcagcaacagcagcaccaccatcagcaacagcagaccctccagcagctgcaagcccaccagcaacagcagctgcagctgactAACAAAATGCTCCTCATACCCAAGCCGATCGAGTCGATGATGCCCAGTCCGCCGGACAAGCTGAAGGTAATGCTGAAAGTATCGCAATCGCCCTCCGAAATGAAGGTGGCGGCCGCCCAGAGCATGCTGGCTCAGTCATTCAAGGCGGCCGAGCAAAACCTGAAGAATGCCAGCTCATGGTCTTCGCTGGCATCGGCCAGCTCACCGCAGAACACTTCGAGcagctcgagcagcagcaagccCAAGCCAGCGATGGATTCATTCCAGCAATTCCGCAATAAAGCCAAAGAACGCGACCGCCTCAAGCTGTTAGAGGCGGCCGAGAAGGAGAAAAAGCACCAGAAGGAGGCTGccgagaaggagcagcagcgaaagCATCACAAGTCATCCGAGTCCTCATCCGCCTCACGCTTGGTCCaggttgccgctgccgctgcagcagccggCGCTGTAGCATctgccgcagcggcagcggcagcctccTCAGCAAACATCTCCACCGGAAATGCGCCTCAGTCTAGCGCAGGACAGATCAGCAGTGATCGTGAAAGGTCCAGCAGCGCTGTGGATGCCACCCGCATGAGCAGTGGTGGGGGAGGCAACGGCGGCCTCCTCCTACccggcaatggcaacaacagcagcaactcTGCCAACAGCAACGGACCCGGCAGTGCGGACAGCGGCAGTGGGGGCCCCGTCAGTGGCCCGGCAAGTGGCGGCGGGCCCAACAGCGGCGGGTGCATCATCGGCCCGTTGGCAAAtacaggcagcaacagcaacagcggcgtTGCCAGCGGAGCcacaagcagcaacagcaatagcagtGTTGGCGGAGTGGTCGGGAGCGGGGGGCCTGGCTCGAATAGCCAGGGCAGTAGCGGTGGGGGCGGGACCATGGGAAGCGGACTCCTAGAATACGGCCCACAGGTGGTGGCGCTCAACCAGGCGGCGGCGAATGCCCAGGCCCAGAACGTATCGACTACAATGACAGCCCAGACCGTCCTGGCCTCCTCGCCCCTGGAGGCTATGGAGAGTGGCAG GAAAAGCGTGCATGACACCCAGTCCCAGATATCTCGTGTCGAGGACATCAAGGCATCGccgggccagggccagagctCGCCGGCACAGCAATCGCCGCAAGATAGGGCAGCGGCCAAGCGTGCGGAGCAGCGAAGGGCGGAGCAGGAGAGACGCAGACGCGAAGCG TTGGCTGGTCAAATCGACATGAACATGCAGAGTGATCTTATGGCAGCGTTTGAGGAGACGTTGTAG